A window of the Gammaproteobacteria bacterium genome harbors these coding sequences:
- a CDS encoding PAS domain S-box protein, producing the protein MRIRTRNKSQVFTTVFRSVYARLIPAFLCITLSAWTIAVMSEGEIKGEVTKALSTVLGASHHIVTTWSIQNIQAVSRLADNPLVKDYIIALRNNKQIEPWKQQLLNSSLNGLIQTNRYHDYTFLGPDNRILASSITEDMGTTTPLLQQEHALNRLWSGSGTISTPIKIYPPGKLERDIVMYVGAPIRDDNGDVVALLLFTLNPLDSFVPLSRHGRIGDSGETYIFNDTGKLITESRFNSQLQDLGLIGAGEGSTLNLTLLDPGKNLLDTSAVRASPKNLPFTHAVANAIKGQAGIDLNGYRDYRGVSVVGAWLWDDSLNMGFTVEQDIDEAYAILQLTRTTIISGSILSMIILYIFAWSIDRNNKNLKQAEEKLETMFNTATDGIAFINREGIIENVNPAITSLLGYTKDELIGRNIKILMPEPFRSRHDEYLRRYEETGEKTVLGANREMIAQHRNGQLVSVDLSANEAILNGERHFFGILRDISDKVATKKKLQQANTELRMMAMVAQNIAYAVTITNPDGHIVWNNEGFTNISGLSEQEVYGQHYCHILEQQMVNDGIISQIHDAMLQQIPLEMEIQKQRRSAGIYWVNTEISPILNEQGQWDKFIIIEQDITEKRQLVSQIQQAKDKAERIADELSSKEQVLLLALSGAGAGHWYLELDSGKLHWDERCMEIFGICSDEFTGRYSDWARRVHPTDFPAAQVQFIDAMDNVDAYQFTFDHRIVLSNEELHYVHISATIERAEDGTPLRVYGLYFDVTQARLNERVLQKAKEEADAANLAKSSFLAAMSHEIRTPMNGVVGMIDVLAQTQLNESQHDFINTIKTSAFSLLSIIDDILDFSKIEAGRLSLESIPVEFEELVESVGDTLLPMAYKKGVELLVFCAPELPAVIKADPVRIRQILFNLGGNALKFTNNTPNKHGRVVIRAEVTTNQTEQLYVKISVEDNGIGMTPEVQRQLFQPFVQGEGSITRRFGGTGLGLTICRRLVDMMGGNIEMYSQENFGSIFSVVMPLEDTDDDSAKYTDTLAGLNVILLDCNDVVAEIVERYLITADATPIHASTDNVDEILQSLSPSTENLIFIINNPKPYSEPRYLQKTELIQHLADRFRTHKPGFLLLGRGRRQTPRAQEGFISLDLDALHRNSFIKAIAACAGRDSLATPDRGNTTQPFIEQIPTSGELVLIAEDNETNQKVLLHQLGLLGCVTQVANNGREALELWQHNPYALILTDCHMPEMDGYELTRQIRSREVNGAHIPIIAITADALKGTHKQCLDCGMDDYLTKPVQLKSLAEKLQAWLPSANTGNATPEVHTANVHEQPAAAENIVDTNALIEVLGMDDPALLADFYVDFVRTSDVTINELLDAHTRHNAEDVGGLAHRLKSSARSVGANLLADCCLALEMAGKATDWPVIETEILKLPQLYSEVKNWIQSYLTQSNAA; encoded by the coding sequence ATTGCTTAACAGCAGTCTGAACGGATTGATACAAACCAACAGGTATCATGACTACACATTTCTAGGCCCCGACAATCGTATTCTTGCATCATCCATAACAGAGGATATGGGCACGACTACGCCGTTACTCCAGCAGGAACATGCCCTCAACCGCCTGTGGTCAGGTTCAGGCACCATCTCAACGCCTATTAAAATTTACCCCCCGGGTAAGCTCGAAAGAGATATAGTGATGTACGTGGGAGCTCCGATTCGGGACGATAACGGTGACGTGGTCGCTCTGCTGCTGTTTACTTTAAACCCCTTGGACAGCTTTGTTCCTCTTAGCCGCCATGGTCGTATCGGCGACAGCGGTGAAACATACATATTTAATGACACAGGCAAGCTGATCACAGAAAGCCGTTTCAATTCGCAACTGCAAGACCTTGGATTGATTGGTGCCGGCGAGGGTTCCACACTAAACCTGACTTTGCTTGATCCCGGTAAGAATCTATTGGATACCTCCGCCGTCAGAGCATCCCCCAAGAATCTACCTTTTACCCATGCGGTAGCCAATGCCATAAAAGGCCAAGCCGGTATAGACCTGAATGGCTACCGCGACTATCGCGGCGTATCGGTGGTGGGTGCCTGGTTGTGGGACGATTCTCTTAATATGGGCTTTACCGTAGAGCAGGACATAGACGAAGCCTATGCGATACTGCAATTGACGCGTACTACCATCATCAGCGGTTCGATTCTGTCAATGATTATTCTCTATATTTTCGCCTGGAGCATTGACAGAAACAACAAAAACCTGAAACAAGCCGAAGAAAAATTGGAGACCATGTTCAACACGGCAACCGATGGTATCGCCTTCATCAACCGCGAGGGCATCATAGAAAACGTCAATCCGGCAATCACCTCACTGTTGGGTTACACCAAAGACGAACTTATTGGTAGAAATATCAAGATACTGATGCCGGAGCCCTTTCGCAGCCGGCACGACGAATATCTGCGGCGTTACGAAGAAACCGGAGAGAAAACGGTTTTGGGGGCCAACCGCGAAATGATTGCGCAACATCGCAATGGCCAACTGGTATCAGTGGACTTAAGTGCCAACGAAGCCATATTGAATGGGGAGCGGCACTTTTTCGGAATATTGCGTGATATCAGCGATAAAGTTGCCACCAAAAAGAAACTGCAACAAGCCAACACCGAGTTACGCATGATGGCTATGGTAGCGCAAAACATCGCCTATGCGGTTACTATCACCAACCCCGATGGCCACATTGTCTGGAATAATGAAGGCTTCACTAATATCAGCGGCTTATCTGAACAGGAAGTTTATGGACAACATTACTGCCATATATTGGAACAGCAAATGGTCAACGATGGCATCATCAGTCAGATCCACGATGCCATGTTGCAGCAGATTCCCTTAGAGATGGAGATACAAAAACAACGCCGCTCTGCCGGTATTTACTGGGTTAACACTGAGATTTCACCCATCCTCAATGAACAGGGTCAATGGGACAAATTTATAATCATTGAGCAGGATATTACGGAAAAACGCCAGTTGGTATCGCAAATTCAACAGGCAAAAGACAAAGCCGAACGAATTGCCGATGAGCTCTCCAGCAAGGAACAAGTTCTGTTACTGGCTCTCTCCGGCGCTGGGGCCGGACACTGGTATCTGGAGCTCGATAGCGGCAAGCTCCATTGGGATGAGCGTTGTATGGAGATCTTTGGTATCTGTTCCGATGAATTTACCGGACGTTACTCGGATTGGGCTCGACGGGTACATCCGACAGATTTTCCTGCAGCGCAAGTACAATTCATTGACGCCATGGATAATGTGGACGCCTACCAATTTACATTTGACCACCGGATTGTCCTTTCCAATGAAGAACTTCATTATGTTCACATATCCGCCACCATCGAGCGGGCCGAAGACGGCACGCCATTAAGAGTCTATGGTTTGTATTTTGATGTTACCCAGGCGAGACTTAACGAGAGAGTACTGCAAAAAGCCAAGGAAGAAGCCGACGCAGCCAATCTGGCCAAGTCATCCTTCCTGGCAGCCATGAGCCATGAGATACGTACTCCCATGAATGGTGTTGTGGGTATGATCGATGTTCTGGCTCAAACCCAACTGAATGAATCCCAACATGACTTCATCAACACCATAAAAACCTCCGCGTTTTCGCTACTCAGTATAATCGATGACATACTGGACTTCTCCAAAATAGAAGCCGGCCGTTTATCACTGGAAAGTATCCCGGTTGAATTCGAAGAACTCGTGGAAAGCGTGGGTGATACCTTGCTTCCCATGGCCTACAAGAAAGGAGTTGAGCTATTGGTATTCTGTGCCCCGGAACTACCCGCAGTAATAAAAGCAGATCCGGTAAGAATACGGCAAATTCTATTTAACCTGGGTGGAAACGCGCTCAAATTCACTAACAATACACCAAACAAACATGGCCGCGTCGTCATACGGGCGGAAGTCACAACGAATCAAACCGAGCAACTCTATGTAAAAATCAGTGTAGAGGATAATGGAATCGGCATGACTCCCGAGGTGCAACGACAGTTGTTTCAACCTTTTGTGCAGGGAGAGGGCTCCATCACGCGACGTTTCGGCGGCACCGGCCTGGGGCTTACCATATGCCGCAGGCTGGTGGATATGATGGGTGGCAATATTGAAATGTACAGCCAGGAAAACTTTGGATCAATTTTTTCAGTAGTCATGCCACTGGAAGACACCGATGACGATTCCGCTAAATATACCGACACCTTAGCGGGGCTCAATGTAATCTTGCTGGACTGCAACGATGTGGTTGCCGAAATCGTGGAACGTTATCTCATCACGGCTGATGCGACGCCAATTCACGCCTCGACCGACAATGTTGATGAAATACTCCAAAGCTTATCACCGAGTACCGAAAACCTGATCTTCATCATTAACAACCCCAAACCGTATTCGGAACCGCGATATTTACAGAAGACCGAACTGATACAACACTTGGCTGACCGTTTCCGCACCCATAAACCCGGGTTCCTCCTTCTGGGCAGAGGCAGACGCCAAACCCCGCGAGCGCAGGAAGGCTTTATCAGCCTGGACCTGGATGCCTTACACCGAAACAGTTTTATCAAAGCAATTGCTGCATGCGCAGGACGAGATTCACTTGCAACACCCGACCGAGGAAACACTACCCAACCGTTTATTGAACAAATTCCTACCAGCGGAGAACTCGTTCTGATTGCAGAGGACAACGAGACCAATCAAAAAGTGTTGCTGCATCAACTCGGCCTACTGGGCTGCGTGACCCAGGTCGCCAATAACGGCCGAGAGGCTTTAGAATTGTGGCAACATAACCCGTATGCACTGATTTTAACGGATTGCCACATGCCGGAAATGGACGGATATGAATTGACGCGGCAGATTCGCAGTCGGGAAGTAAACGGCGCACACATTCCCATTATAGCCATTACTGCCGATGCGCTTAAGGGCACACACAAACAATGCCTGGATTGCGGTATGGATGACTACCTGACCAAACCGGTACAATTGAAATCGCTGGCGGAAAAACTGCAAGCCTGGCTGCCTTCGGCAAACACAGGTAATGCAACACCCGAGGTACACACGGCCAACGTCCATGAGCAGCCTGCCGCGGCGGAAAACATCGTGGATACCAATGCATTGATCGAAGTGTTGGGAATGGACGACCCAGCCCTGCTGGCGGATTTCTATGTCGACTTTGTACGCACCAGTGATGTCACCATTAATGAGCTGCTGGATGCACATACCCGCCACAATGCAGAAGACGTAGGAGGTCTGGCCCATCGACTCAAATCCTCAGCCCGATCCGTCGGTGCCAATCTTTTGGCAGATTGCTGCCTGGCATTGGAGATGGCCGGTAAAGCCACTGATTGGCCGGTAATTGAAACAGAAATCCTAAAACTGCCGCAACTGTATAGCGAAGTGAAAAATTGGATTCAATCCTATCTCACCCAATCCAACGCAGCGTAA